The Budorcas taxicolor isolate Tak-1 chromosome 2, Takin1.1, whole genome shotgun sequence genome window below encodes:
- the GJC3 gene encoding gap junction gamma-3 protein, translating into MCGSFLRRVAAEESRHPTPVGRLLLPALLGLRLVLLAAGGTGVFGGGEEQSEFVCHTQQAGCKAVCYDAFHPLSPLRFWAFQVTLVAVPSALYVGFILYHVIWHWEASEKVKTEEETLSRPGEKGGEASGAGSSRLLWAYVAQLGVRLALEGAALGGQYHLYGFRIPSSFVCRLEPCLGSTNCYLSRPSEKTIFLKTMFGVTGLCLLFTLLELVLLGLGRWWRIWRHKSPSSNYSPTSESAKRRKAPTDNFPVVEIRGRPGEAGERGSEVPLSARP; encoded by the coding sequence ATGTGCGGCAGCTTCCTGAGGCGGGTGGCCGCGGAGGAGAGCCGGCACCCCACCCCCGTGGGCCGCCTCCTGCTTCCCGCGCTCCTGGGGCTCCGCCTGGTGCTGCTGGCCGCCGGCGGGACGGGGGTCTTCGGCGGCGGTGAGGAGCAGAGCGAGTTCGTGTGTCACACCCAGCAGGCGGGCTGCAAGGCCGTGTGCTACGATGCCttccaccccctctcccccctGCGCTTCTGGGCCTTCCAGGTCACGCTGGTGGCTGTGCCCAGCGCCCTCTACGTGGGTTTCATTCTGTATCACGTCATCTGGCACTGGGAGGCGTCGGAAAAGGTGAAGACGGAAGAGGAGACGCTGAGCCGCCCAGGGGAGAAGGGCGGAGAGGCCTCAGGGGCTGGCAGCTCCAGGCTGCTCTGGGCCTACGTGGCACAGCTCGGGGTGCGACTGGCCCTTGAGGGGGCAGCCTTGGGGGGCCAGTACCACCTGTACGGGTTCAGGATACCCAGCTCCTTTGTGTGTCGTCTAGAGCCCTGCCTTGGTAGTACCAACTGTTACCTCTCTCGCCCCTCTGAGAAGACCATCTTCTTGAAGACCATGTTTGGGGTCACGGGGCTCTGTCTCTTGTTCACGCTTTTGGAGCTTGTCCTCCTGGGcctggggagatggtggaggatcTGGAGGCACAAATCCCCCTCTTCTAATTACTCCCCGACTTCAGAGAGTGCCAAAAGACGCAAGGCACCCACTGATAATTTCCCAGTGGTAGAAATAAGAGGACGGCCCGGAGAAGCAGGCGAGAGGGGCTCTGAGGTCCCTCTTTCTGCCCGCCCCTGA